Proteins encoded together in one Bradyrhizobium sp. CB82 window:
- a CDS encoding MFS transporter produces the protein MSTTPRLPDTFNRLAWSNLAAQSAEQIALAAAPIVAVLTLGVAEGETGLLQTALTLPFVLFAIPAGLLADRISRRALMAGAEALRAAALAAIVLLIALGALNLSLLAALGFAAVCGTVVYSVAAPALVPSLVQADALSAANARIELARTIAFASGPALGGALVGWCGASPAFGFAATLSAIAVVLLAGLYEPARAPVPRRHPLQEIREGATFVFHHPLLRPVFVTQFIFNTGWFLQLAVFVPYAVRHLGMSATGVGVVLAMYGVGMVIGALVATRVMQRLAFGTVVGLGPVTGFVAAVVMALTVPVPAAWLAGLSFFLLGVGPILWVISTTTLRQSVTPPRLLGRVSAINIMSYGARPLGSALGAIVGGLYSAEACLYLAAAIFAVQVLVIWLSPSVALDRQPEMVNDAAPVRC, from the coding sequence ATGTCAACGACCCCTCGCCTTCCGGACACGTTCAACCGCCTCGCCTGGTCAAATCTCGCGGCGCAATCGGCGGAACAGATCGCGCTGGCCGCTGCCCCCATCGTCGCGGTGCTGACGCTGGGCGTCGCCGAAGGCGAGACCGGCCTGCTCCAGACCGCCCTCACCCTGCCATTCGTGCTGTTCGCGATTCCGGCCGGACTGCTCGCAGACCGCATCTCGCGGCGCGCGCTGATGGCCGGCGCCGAGGCACTGCGGGCCGCGGCGCTTGCCGCCATCGTGCTCCTGATTGCACTCGGTGCGCTCAACCTGTCGCTGCTCGCCGCGCTGGGCTTTGCGGCGGTCTGCGGCACGGTCGTCTACAGCGTGGCGGCGCCGGCGCTGGTACCCTCGCTGGTGCAGGCGGACGCCTTGTCTGCGGCTAACGCGCGGATCGAGCTCGCGCGCACCATCGCCTTTGCCTCGGGCCCTGCGCTCGGCGGCGCGCTGGTCGGCTGGTGTGGGGCGAGCCCCGCCTTCGGCTTCGCCGCCACGCTTTCGGCGATCGCCGTCGTGCTGCTCGCCGGCCTCTACGAGCCCGCGCGCGCACCTGTGCCGCGACGGCACCCGCTCCAGGAGATCCGCGAGGGCGCTACCTTCGTGTTCCATCACCCGCTGCTGCGGCCGGTCTTCGTCACCCAGTTCATCTTCAACACGGGCTGGTTCCTCCAGCTTGCGGTGTTCGTGCCCTATGCGGTGCGCCATCTCGGCATGTCCGCGACCGGCGTCGGCGTGGTGCTCGCGATGTATGGCGTCGGCATGGTGATCGGCGCGCTGGTCGCGACGCGGGTGATGCAGCGTCTGGCCTTCGGCACGGTGGTCGGACTTGGACCGGTGACCGGGTTCGTTGCTGCCGTCGTGATGGCGCTGACGGTGCCGGTGCCCGCGGCGTGGCTCGCGGGCCTGAGCTTCTTCCTGCTCGGCGTCGGCCCGATCCTCTGGGTGATCTCGACCACGACGCTGCGCCAATCGGTGACGCCACCGCGCCTGCTCGGCCGCGTCTCCGCCATCAACATCATGAGCTACGGCGCACGCCCGCTCGGCTCGGCGCTGGGCGCGATCGTCGGCGGGCTTTACAGCGCAGAGGCGTGTCTCTATCTCGCAGCCGCGATCTTCGCGGTGCAGGTGCTGGTGATCTGGCTCTCGCCGTCGGTAGCACTCGACCGGCAGCCGGAGATGGTCAACGACGCCGCACCGGTGCGCTGCTAA
- a CDS encoding adenylate/guanylate cyclase domain-containing protein yields MELTPRLTLINWLTTQGLTGLPEIEMLRGFCERCRAEGIELSRGLVVIDTLHPIYEGRAFRWSDVPTNESDVVEYGSTAQGDPAKNWRRSVFYHLLEHGEDEMQIDLTDAASLDFSQIGELAEKGHRHFLAFVHRFGETGALGQMDCLYSYWTTRRPEGFGESELAALRDLVPVLGLTIKSAQQVDIVRTLGRVYLGRDASEQVLRGRISRGVTERINAVLWYSDLRGSTGISESIGPDEIIPFLNDYAQAVIDAIHDAGGDVLKLIGDGVLAMFTGEDMAAARRAALRAEHLFRKNIVALNARRAADGRPTTSAYIGLHVGEVFYGNIGSEDRLDFTVVGPTVNEVSRIASMSRSVDRELLASAEFYAGLDAAGRRYLVSTGRYALRGIGRAQDLYTLDPDIDTSEPVTGSYERYLAG; encoded by the coding sequence ATGGAATTGACCCCCCGCCTCACGCTGATCAATTGGCTGACCACCCAGGGGCTCACCGGACTGCCCGAGATCGAGATGCTCCGCGGCTTCTGCGAACGCTGCCGCGCCGAGGGGATCGAGCTGTCGCGCGGCCTCGTCGTCATCGACACGCTGCACCCGATCTATGAGGGGCGTGCCTTCCGCTGGAGCGATGTGCCGACCAACGAGAGCGACGTCGTCGAGTATGGATCGACGGCGCAGGGCGATCCGGCCAAGAACTGGCGCCGCTCCGTGTTCTACCATCTGCTCGAGCACGGCGAGGACGAGATGCAGATCGATCTCACGGATGCCGCCTCGCTCGATTTCTCCCAGATCGGCGAACTCGCAGAGAAGGGCCACCGGCATTTCCTCGCCTTCGTGCATCGCTTCGGCGAGACCGGTGCTCTCGGCCAGATGGACTGCCTCTATTCCTATTGGACGACGCGGCGGCCCGAGGGCTTTGGCGAGAGCGAGCTCGCGGCGCTGCGCGATCTCGTGCCGGTGCTGGGACTCACAATCAAATCCGCCCAGCAGGTCGATATCGTGCGCACGCTGGGGCGCGTCTATCTCGGCCGTGACGCCTCCGAGCAGGTGCTGCGCGGGCGCATCTCCCGCGGCGTCACCGAGCGCATCAACGCCGTGCTCTGGTATTCGGACCTGCGCGGCTCGACCGGGATCAGCGAGAGCATCGGGCCCGACGAGATCATTCCGTTCCTCAATGACTACGCGCAGGCCGTGATCGATGCGATCCACGACGCCGGCGGCGACGTGCTGAAACTGATCGGCGACGGCGTGCTCGCGATGTTCACCGGCGAGGACATGGCGGCGGCGCGTCGCGCGGCGCTGCGGGCCGAGCATCTTTTCCGCAAGAACATCGTGGCGCTGAATGCGAGGCGGGCCGCCGACGGCCGCCCGACCACCTCGGCCTATATCGGGCTGCATGTCGGCGAGGTCTTCTACGGCAATATCGGCAGCGAGGACCGGCTCGATTTCACGGTGGTCGGGCCCACGGTCAACGAGGTCAGCCGCATCGCCTCGATGAGCCGCTCGGTCGATCGCGAGCTGCTCGCATCGGCGGAGTTTTACGCGGGGCTCGATGCGGCCGGCCGCCGCTATCTCGTCTCGACCGGCCGCTACGCGCTGCGTGGCATCGGCCGTGCGCAGGACCTCTATACGCTCGATCCGGACATCGACACGAGCGAGCCGGTGACGGGCAGCTACGAGCGGTACCTGGCGGGTTAG
- a CDS encoding MFS transporter encodes MSQRQLPIILALGTTQTLAWASSYYLPAILADPIGRDLGVSANWIFGAFSASLVISAMLGPRIGRQIDLVGGRQVLSASNLTIAGGLVLLGFSTSVPVMVIAWLVLGVGMALGLYDAAFAALGRIYGTEARGSITGITLMAGFASTVGWPLTAWGLSHIGWRDTCFAWAAAHILIGLPLNLLMLPKVKGAKEVAATAVKPHIPLDRAMILLAFVFAAAWTVTGAMAVHFPRILEATGATPVEAIAAGALIGPAQVGARVLEASFLSRFHPLWSTRLACITHPIGAAVIAILGAAGASAFALLHGSGNGVLTIARGTLPLAIFGPKNYGYRLGIIGAPARMAQAIAPLAFGLLIDVMGAKVLIVSSALSLTALAALFLVHPERRPS; translated from the coding sequence ATGAGCCAGCGACAGCTTCCGATCATTCTGGCGCTCGGCACCACACAGACGCTGGCCTGGGCTTCAAGCTATTATCTGCCGGCGATCCTCGCCGATCCGATCGGGCGCGACCTTGGCGTCTCCGCCAACTGGATCTTTGGCGCCTTCTCCGCCTCGCTCGTGATCTCGGCCATGCTCGGCCCGCGCATCGGGCGGCAGATCGATCTCGTCGGCGGGCGACAGGTGCTCTCGGCCTCGAATCTGACGATTGCCGGCGGCCTCGTGCTGCTCGGCTTCTCCACCTCCGTCCCGGTGATGGTGATCGCGTGGCTCGTGCTCGGCGTTGGCATGGCGCTCGGACTCTATGACGCTGCCTTCGCCGCACTCGGGCGCATCTACGGCACCGAGGCGCGAGGCTCGATCACCGGCATCACGCTGATGGCGGGATTTGCCTCGACCGTCGGCTGGCCGCTGACGGCCTGGGGGCTTTCGCATATCGGATGGCGCGACACCTGTTTCGCCTGGGCAGCCGCCCACATCCTGATCGGCCTGCCGCTCAACCTCCTGATGCTGCCGAAGGTGAAGGGCGCCAAGGAGGTGGCGGCGACGGCCGTCAAGCCGCATATCCCGCTCGACCGCGCCATGATCCTTCTGGCTTTCGTCTTCGCCGCGGCCTGGACCGTTACCGGCGCGATGGCGGTGCACTTCCCGCGTATCCTTGAAGCCACCGGCGCGACGCCTGTCGAGGCGATCGCCGCGGGTGCCCTGATCGGGCCGGCGCAAGTCGGCGCGCGGGTTCTCGAGGCGAGCTTTCTGAGCCGCTTTCATCCGCTGTGGTCGACGCGGCTTGCCTGCATCACCCACCCGATCGGAGCGGCCGTGATCGCCATCCTCGGCGCGGCCGGCGCCAGCGCCTTTGCGCTTCTCCACGGTTCGGGCAACGGCGTGCTGACCATAGCGCGCGGAACGTTGCCGCTCGCGATCTTCGGCCCGAAGAATTACGGCTACCGGCTCGGCATCATCGGCGCGCCGGCTCGGATGGCGCAGGCCATCGCTCCGCTCGCCTTCGGTCTTCTGATCGACGTCATGGGAGCGAAGGTCCTGATCGTGTCCTCGGCTCTGAGCCTCACCGCGCTCGCGGCACTGTTCCTGGTCCACCCCGAGCGCCGGCCTTCTTGA
- a CDS encoding RidA family protein, giving the protein MSTPEPIARFNPPELGTPPGYSQIVEVSAGRLIFVAGQTAVDAEGQVVGKSDFAAQVVQVFHNLGMALAARGCSAANLVKLTVFLTDMNNLAAYREARNRFFATVMPPAAPAITLVEVSQLYGPDFLIEIEAIAAA; this is encoded by the coding sequence ATGTCGACCCCCGAGCCAATCGCACGATTCAATCCGCCGGAGCTCGGGACGCCGCCCGGCTATTCGCAAATCGTCGAGGTCAGCGCCGGCCGCCTGATCTTCGTCGCCGGCCAGACCGCCGTCGATGCCGAAGGCCAGGTGGTCGGCAAGAGCGACTTCGCTGCTCAAGTCGTGCAGGTGTTCCATAACCTCGGAATGGCGCTTGCTGCACGCGGCTGCAGCGCAGCCAATCTGGTGAAGCTCACCGTCTTCCTGACCGACATGAACAACCTCGCCGCCTATCGCGAGGCGCGCAATCGCTTCTTTGCGACCGTCATGCCGCCGGCTGCTCCCGCCATTACACTGGTGGAAGTTTCACAACTCTATGGTCCCGATTTCCTGATCGAGATCGAGGCCATCGCGGCGGCCTGA
- a CDS encoding N-acyl homoserine lactonase family protein — protein sequence MTRSIKLVLVAVALVLSAKAAPAQSEKPGVERLYILNCGEGATSDVSRWTPGANEGKPMDFVDNCYLIRHSQGWFLWDTGVPDAVASMPNGLVPSDPKATVWRRPKTLVAQLEHLGLKPGDIKWMAVSHTHPDHTGNVELFPQAVLHVQKVEYEWPGPNNEPRFQPSHPVVLLSGDKDVFGDGSLTILSTPGHTPGHQSLLVKLPKTGAVLLSGDAVHFKSNWDNRVVPGMNVSKDQTLASMQKIAEVLAKEKGQLWINHDKAQRDSLKMAPEFYD from the coding sequence ATGACACGTTCGATCAAACTCGTTCTCGTCGCCGTGGCGCTCGTCCTGTCCGCCAAAGCAGCCCCGGCCCAGTCGGAAAAGCCCGGTGTCGAACGGCTCTACATCCTCAATTGCGGGGAGGGCGCCACCAGCGACGTGTCGCGCTGGACTCCCGGCGCGAACGAAGGAAAGCCCATGGACTTCGTCGATAACTGCTATCTCATCAGGCACAGCCAGGGCTGGTTCCTCTGGGACACCGGTGTCCCGGATGCGGTCGCATCGATGCCCAATGGCCTCGTTCCCTCCGACCCGAAGGCGACGGTCTGGCGCCGGCCGAAGACGCTCGTTGCGCAACTCGAACATCTTGGGCTCAAACCTGGGGACATCAAATGGATGGCGGTGTCACACACGCATCCCGACCACACCGGCAATGTCGAGTTGTTTCCGCAGGCCGTCCTTCATGTTCAGAAAGTTGAATATGAATGGCCCGGTCCCAACAACGAGCCGCGCTTCCAGCCGTCGCATCCCGTCGTGCTGCTGTCCGGCGATAAGGACGTGTTCGGCGACGGCAGCCTGACCATTCTCTCGACGCCCGGCCATACCCCGGGCCATCAATCGCTGCTGGTGAAACTGCCGAAGACCGGCGCGGTCTTGCTGTCGGGCGATGCCGTGCACTTCAAAAGCAACTGGGACAATCGTGTGGTGCCCGGCATGAACGTCAGCAAGGACCAGACGCTTGCCTCGATGCAGAAGATCGCCGAGGTGCTTGCGAAGGAGAAAGGCCAACTCTGGATCAACCACGACAAAGCACAGCGCGACAGCCTGAAGATGGCGCCGGAGTTCTACGACTAG